The genomic segment CATTTTTCGCAACAATGAAATCCATAAGTGTTCCATCCGGTTAAAACTACGCCTACTAGCACTAGTAGTAAGTAGAAAAGTTTAAACCTTATGATGCataaaaatgcaaatacACACCATACTAATGGTGTAACATACATGGACCACCAGaataatttggaatcaataGGATTTATTGGAGGGCCGGGTGCATATTGTTTATAAGACTCAAAGATAAACGCTCTAATTCCTTCTGATGACGGATCGTACCACCAACGCAATTGAACCAATCTACGTCCACTGATGTTTTTAGtcaaataaaaatcttGTGCCAGTAGTAATACAACGACAATGAATTGGGGTGTGAACCCTAGAAATAGCGAACCGAGTACATAGAATAATATGGGAGCCACTTTACCACTTAAATGTGCCGCAAGTAATAGTGGATGcgatgattttaaaattgtattgtagaaatttttaatgtGATCTAAAATTgccattgatgaagtaCCCCCTTGTCTATCTCACAATCGTATATTACTAGAATTGGTGATGGTAAAGCTAAGATTTTTGTCAACTCGCGCTTGAAATAATGTTGTTTAGTGAGTTGAAAGTTGCCATACAGTTAGAATGCTTTTCGGTAGAACCAGTTGCAAATGAGATTTGAAAGCTAGAGAACCATTGGATACATTGTCAGCCTGTTTGTAGTAATGGCTC from the Zygosaccharomyces rouxii strain CBS732 chromosome B complete sequence genome contains:
- the TVP23 gene encoding Tvp23p (similar to uniprot|P38962 Saccharomyces cerevisiae YDR084C TVP23 Integral membrane protein localized to vesicles along with the v-SNARE Tlg2p green fluorescent protein (GFP)-fusion protein localizes to the cytoplasm in a punctate pattern) — protein: MAILDHIKNFYNTILKSSHPLLLAAHLSGKVAPILFYVLGSLFLGFTPQFIVVVLLLAQDFYLTKNISGRRLVQLRWWYDPSSEGIRAFIFESYKQYAPGPPINPIDSKLFWWSMYVTPLVWCVFAFLCIIRFKLFYLLLVLVGVVLTGWNTYGFHCCEKWDPDHDENSSGSWFQMPSIPGLDNIYRLATIQNFFRPSS